The Candidatus Neomarinimicrobiota bacterium DNA window CCATATCCGTATGGAGGTACATAGTCAGCATTAGCTTTGACAGTATCAATTACACCTTTCATAAAAAGATCAACTGGAACCTCTGGCATCATAAGACGCTTTGCTGAATCCTGAAATCTTTTTGCATTTTCATAGGGACGAAATAGCCATATTCTACCATCTTTTGATCTCTGGGCTTTTAATCCCTCAAAACATTGCTGTCCATAATGAAGACATGGCGCACTCTCATTTAAAACTATATTATTATCTGTTACCAGTTTACCTTCATCCCATTTCCCATCTTTCCAGTAAGCTCTGAATCGGTACGGCAGATTTTTATAGGAAAAATCAAGTTCTGCCCAATCAATATTTTTTAAATCCATCTAAAATCTCCTCTTTTTCTCTTCCAATAAATTTTTTGCTTTCATTGTAATAAACTCTGCACTTAACTCAAATTCTTTAATTAGTTCCCACGGTTCTCCACTCTCACCAAATCTATCATTAATACCCATCATTTGGAATAAATATCCAGAGGAACTTATTTCAGGACTTTCTGACAATACTGATGAGACCCAATTTCCAAAACCACCTTTCTGATGTTCCTCTACAGTTAAAATCACCTTAGTTTCCTGAGCCGATCTAACAATCGCATACTTATCAATTGGTTTTATTGTGTGCATATTAACAATTCTTGACTCAATATCAAATTCCTTTTTCAAAATATAAGCACTACGCATTGCTTCTGCAACCATTGGGCCACAGGCAATAATAGTTAAGTCCTCATTTTCACTTTTATATTTATAGGAAACTATATGCTCAAAGGCATCTATAAAGTTTTCTGACTCTTTTCTAAATCTAATTATATTTGCTTTCCCGAATTCCCATACCGTACCCCATTTTGTAACTATTGGCGTTGCTTCTCTGGCAAACCTCAAGTATTTTGGTCCCACTACATTGAACAAAAGATATTCTACTGCTCTCTCAGTCTCAATCACATCACATCCAGCGACAACATGCATATTCGGTAATCCACATACATTAAAAAATTCCTCCAGCGCTTGATGGGTAGCACCATCAGGTCCTACAGATACACCACCATGAGCACCTGCTATAAAGACATTATGATTACCATAGCATACGGTTGTCCGGAGCTGATCAAGATTTCTTGCAGATGCAAACACACCATAGGTTCCAATTACCGGCAATTTACCTTCTTTAGACAATCCTGCGGCAACACATGTCATACTTTGCTCTGCAATACCCATATTCAGAAACCTCTTTTTTCTCTCAGGATGGTTTTCATAAAATTTACTGATTGTTATTGATCCTGATATATCCGCACCAAGGCAGACAATCCTATCATCATCTCCCAACCTATTAAGAGCGCTCCCAAAACCCTGTCTTGTCGGTTTCATTTCTACCTTCATTTTATCACGCGAATTCCACCAGTAGTTCTTTGAAAATTTAGGTGTCTTTTCATCAAGGAACACATTAATCTTCTTCTGGTACTCATTAGCTTTTTTAAAAAGCCTATCAAGATCAAAGTAATCTCTCAATCCCAGCTCTGCCAGGCCCTGCAACATCTGCTCATAATTCGGAGCTTTACCATGCCAGCCAGCTACATTTTCAGCAAAGCTAACACCTTTTCCCTTAATTGTTTCAGCAATGATAACGGTCGGTTTACTTTTTATGCTTCTGGCTTTTTCAAAAGCATCTATAATTTCATTAACATCATGCCCATTGATCCTGATTGTTTCCCATCCAAATGCTTTATATTTTTCCTCAATAGGTTCAATATTCATTACACCTCTTACCCGGCCATCTATTTGCAGTCCATTAAAATCAATGATATTACAAAGGTTATCCAGTTTGTAATGCCCTGCCTCCATTATCGCTTCCCATATCTGCCCTTCTTGATGCTCTCCATCTCCAGTTATACAATAGACGCGAAAATCCCTTCTATCAAGCCTGCAAGCCAGAGCTTGACCTACCGCAAGACTCAAGCCCTGTCCAAGAGAACCAGTCGAAAACTCCACCCCTTTACATTTCAGCCAGTGTGGATGACCCTGAAAAGAGCTGAATAATTTCCTGAGAGTAACTACTTCTTCCACATTAAAGTACCCACTTATCCCAAGAGCTATATAAAGTGCAGGTGCCTTATGACCGGTGCTGAATATTACCCTATCTCTATCTTCCCAGTCTGGGTTATAAGGATCATGACAAATCTCTTTTAAGTAAAGGACTGCAGCTATATCCATAATCGACATTGTTCCCCCGAGATGACCTGATCCAGCTGCGCAAAGAGCTATAAGATTATACCCGCGCATTATATTAGCAACCTCTTTAATCTCATCAGCGCTATACTCTTTTTTTATTCTACCAGTTTTAAAATCAACTATTGGCATAGATACTCCATATATCAACAATTAAACATAGGTCAAAACATGTGCCAATTAAAACATCCTTTTAAAACTTTCTGGAATGACT harbors:
- a CDS encoding transketolase, with product MPIVDFKTGRIKKEYSADEIKEVANIMRGYNLIALCAAGSGHLGGTMSIMDIAAVLYLKEICHDPYNPDWEDRDRVIFSTGHKAPALYIALGISGYFNVEEVVTLRKLFSSFQGHPHWLKCKGVEFSTGSLGQGLSLAVGQALACRLDRRDFRVYCITGDGEHQEGQIWEAIMEAGHYKLDNLCNIIDFNGLQIDGRVRGVMNIEPIEEKYKAFGWETIRINGHDVNEIIDAFEKARSIKSKPTVIIAETIKGKGVSFAENVAGWHGKAPNYEQMLQGLAELGLRDYFDLDRLFKKANEYQKKINVFLDEKTPKFSKNYWWNSRDKMKVEMKPTRQGFGSALNRLGDDDRIVCLGADISGSITISKFYENHPERKKRFLNMGIAEQSMTCVAAGLSKEGKLPVIGTYGVFASARNLDQLRTTVCYGNHNVFIAGAHGGVSVGPDGATHQALEEFFNVCGLPNMHVVAGCDVIETERAVEYLLFNVVGPKYLRFAREATPIVTKWGTVWEFGKANIIRFRKESENFIDAFEHIVSYKYKSENEDLTIIACGPMVAEAMRSAYILKKEFDIESRIVNMHTIKPIDKYAIVRSAQETKVILTVEEHQKGGFGNWVSSVLSESPEISSSGYLFQMMGINDRFGESGEPWELIKEFELSAEFITMKAKNLLEEKKRRF